From the genome of bacterium:
CCGGCGCAGGGGACCCCGCACGTCACCTTCTACGTCCGGGTCCCCGATCTCGAGGCCACGCTCACGAGGGTCGCCCAGTTCGGCGGCAGGACCGAGGTGCCGCCCACGCACATTCCCGACATGGTGACCTTCGCGGTGTTCACCGACCCGGAGGGCAACCGGATCGGCCTGATCAAAGCCTAAAGGAGGCGCGCGTCTGGGAACGTCGCACGGAACCCGCGGCGCCGGCCGCACGACGTACACTGAGAGGGGTGTCAGATGGGAAATCCGGTCGTGCACTTTGAGGTCCTCGGCAAGGACGTGAAGTCTCTGCAGAATTTCTACAACAGCGCGTTCGGCTGGGAGATGAAGCCCGTGATGGCGGAATACACCATGGCGACCCCCGGCGGGCCCACCGGCATCAACGGCGGGATCGGCGCGGCGATGGGCGGGGGTGCGGGGCACGTCACATTCTATGTCGCCGTCGACGATCTCGGCGCCGCGCTCAAGAAGATCGAGAGTCTCGGAGGCCGCACGATCTCCGGGCCCATGGACGTGCCCGGCGGACCGAGCATCGCGATGTTTGCGGATCCGGAAGGCCACGTCATCGGCCTCGTCAAGGGGATGTGACTCGCGACGGGCGCGCGGATCCGGCCGGGAAGGCGGTTGACCGGGACCGGCTCCCGTGGTATATAGTGACGTAGGTACTCTGAAGTACCGTGGGCCGGGACGCCCTCTGAGGTCACAATCTCAGGGGGCGTTTCGCTTTTTGCCGGCACCACACCGTCCCGGGCGGGACACGGAGGTGACGCATGGCGGGCAAGGAGATGACGGCGCAGGACGTCGTCGCGTACATCAAGGATCGCGGGGTCAAGATGGTCGACCTGAAATTCGTCGACGTTCCCGGCACGTGGCAGCACACGACGGTCCCCGCGAGTCAGGTCGACGAGAAGACGTTCAAGCGCGGCATCGGGTTCGACGGCAGCAGCATCCGCGGCTTTCAGGCGATCGAAGAGAGCGACATGCTCCTCATGCCCGACCCCGCCACCGCCCGGCCCGACCCCTTCACGGAGATCCCGACGCTGTCCGTGATCTGCAATATCTTCGATCCGATCACCGGCAAGCCGTACAGCCGGGATCCGCGCTACGTGGCTCAGAAGGCCGAGGAGCACCTCAAGGCGTCCGGCTTCGGCGACGTGAGCTACTGGGGGCCGGAGGCCGAGTTCTTCGTCTTCGGCAACGTCCAGTACGACGTGGATCCGTACCGCATGGGGTACAGCATCGATTCGCCCGAAGCGATCTGGAACTCCGGCCAGCCGGGCCTGGGCCACCGCGTCCGCACCAAGGAAGGCTACTTCCCCGTCCCGCCCGCCGACACGCTGCTCGACATCCGCAGCGAAATGTCGCTCGAGATGGAGAAGTGGGGCATCGAGGTCGAGATGCAGCACCACGAGGTCGCCACCGCCGGCCAGGGCGAGATCGACATGAAGTACAACACGCTCACGCGGATGGCCGACAGCCTGCTCGCCTACAAGTACATCGTCAAGAACGTGGCGCGCCGCCACGGCATGACGGCGACGTTCATGCCGAAGCCTCTGTTCGGCGACAACGGAACCGGCATGCACACGCACCAGAGCGTCTGGAAGAACGGCGCCAACATCTTCTACAGCGAGGGCGGCTACGCCGAGCTCAGCCAGGACGCGCTGCACTACGTCGGCGGCCTGCTGACCCACGTCGACGCGCTCCTCGGCCTGTGCGCCTGCACGACGAACTCGTACCGGCGTCTCGTGCCGCACTACGAAGCGCCGGTCAACATTGCGTTCAGCAAGCGCAACCGCAGCGCGGCGATCCGGATCCCGATGTACCACACCGGGCCGGCCGGCGCCTCGGCGAAGCGCGTCGAGTTCCGCTGCCCCGACGCCACCTGCAATCCGTACCTCGCGTTCGCGGCGATGCTGATGGCCGGGCTCGACGGCGTCAAGCGCAAGATCGATCCGGTGAAGGCCGGGTTCGGACCGCTCGACAAGAACACGTACGAACTGCCGCCGGATGAGGCCGCCAAGATCAAGAGCGTGCCCGGCTCGCTCACCGCGGCGCTGGACGCGCTCCAAGGGGACCACGAGTTCCTGCTCGAAGGCGACGTGTTTACCCGGGACCTGCTGGAGACGTGGATCGACTACAAGCGGACCCGCGAGGTGCACGAAGTCAACATCCGCCCGGTCCCGTACGAGTTCTTCCTGTACTACGACGTCTAAGTCCCCCGCGCGGCCCGCGCGGCATCGGTGCGTCGGAAGACCCGGGGACCGCCTCCCGGGTCTTTCGACGTCCGCGGCGGAGGCGGACCGGCCGAGGGGAACCCTATGTCCACATGGCCCCGCCGTAGGAGAACTGCTGGCAGTTGGTCTGATACGCCGGTGCTGGCGGGAACAGGCTGAAATCCAGGTACAGGCCCTGGGCCTGCGCGGGAAGCCCGTTGACGACGACGAACGCCGCCGCGGCCAGCGTAACGAGCGCCACACGCGCGAGCATGCGCTTACGGTATCGGATGCGAGCCACCATGTGGAGTCACCTCCCTCATAGGTCGGGTGGCCTTCAACTAATTTTTCTACAGCCGGGCGGGCCGAAACATTGGTCCGGCCGCAGACGTCGAACGCAGTGTGAATAAGTCATGGAGACGTGACGGAGGCTTCGTGAATCGCCGGCCGCCACGCTTACGGCGTGCCGGTTCCACCGCGCCCGGCGCGCCCCGCGGTGTCAAAATCCTCTATAATAACTAACGTGACGACGCCGCGCTTTCGGGTCGCGATGGCGCAGATCAACCCCACCGTCGGCGACTTCGAAGGCAACACCCGCAAGATTCTGGAGCGCCTCGCCGAGGCGGAGGGCCTCGGCGCGGATATCGTGTCGTTCCCCGAGCTCGTCGTTCCCGGATATCCGCCCGAAGACCTGCTGATCAAGGCCGACTTTGTCGAGGAGAACGTCGCCTGCCTGCACGAGATCGCGCGCCATGCGACCCGGA
Proteins encoded in this window:
- the glnA gene encoding type I glutamate--ammonia ligase, with translation MAGKEMTAQDVVAYIKDRGVKMVDLKFVDVPGTWQHTTVPASQVDEKTFKRGIGFDGSSIRGFQAIEESDMLLMPDPATARPDPFTEIPTLSVICNIFDPITGKPYSRDPRYVAQKAEEHLKASGFGDVSYWGPEAEFFVFGNVQYDVDPYRMGYSIDSPEAIWNSGQPGLGHRVRTKEGYFPVPPADTLLDIRSEMSLEMEKWGIEVEMQHHEVATAGQGEIDMKYNTLTRMADSLLAYKYIVKNVARRHGMTATFMPKPLFGDNGTGMHTHQSVWKNGANIFYSEGGYAELSQDALHYVGGLLTHVDALLGLCACTTNSYRRLVPHYEAPVNIAFSKRNRSAAIRIPMYHTGPAGASAKRVEFRCPDATCNPYLAFAAMLMAGLDGVKRKIDPVKAGFGPLDKNTYELPPDEAAKIKSVPGSLTAALDALQGDHEFLLEGDVFTRDLLETWIDYKRTREVHEVNIRPVPYEFFLYYDV
- a CDS encoding VOC family protein, giving the protein MGNPVVHFEVLGKDVKSLQNFYNSAFGWEMKPVMAEYTMATPGGPTGINGGIGAAMGGGAGHVTFYVAVDDLGAALKKIESLGGRTISGPMDVPGGPSIAMFADPEGHVIGLVKGM
- a CDS encoding VOC family protein; the encoded protein is MVHWEINARDAKALHTFYTSLFGWRIDADNPMGYGLVKTGGTGGINGGIGPAQGTPHVTFYVRVPDLEATLTRVAQFGGRTEVPPTHIPDMVTFAVFTDPEGNRIGLIKA